The stretch of DNA AcgtataatcaaaaataaattaacaattttctcACTACGAAATTCTTGCAATAATTACGACTAAAGAAATGTCTTTATCGAAAAATTCTTTTccttaaatatttacttgttttttaaattttttttttaattcgaaatactggattatttttatttctaaataaaaataaggaaatatttttatatattatttatatttaagtaaacaaaaatattattgccaagttatttattaatttttttatttttgcgttttaattttttagttttctatATTCATTTGTCCTtggattgaaaaatattaaaactatttatgaaaaaaaaatttcttgcaTAATACGTCAATCGGTTTTGATGATTAACaactttataataaaagtCGCAGTATTGTTACCATGTTTTTAAGTATTTACTTGGATTTACGAGAGTTTActttgtcatcatcatcatcatcgacaAAGTGCCAAACGAGATTTACttatgcaaaatatatattgttaacgttattttttatcaccagCAAAACTTGAtactaaatttatcaaagtataataattttcgaaCGAgcgttaaattattaaaccggtcattaaaataataccaatcattttattattgccaACGAAttataaagattaaaaaattaaattaaaaaaataaattttatacatttattaactgtttttttttcctttaaattgtttataattattatgagaaaaataaagatgaaaaaatcaataaaatagtTTGCTTTgtagtgataaaaattttttacgattgtaaaaaatttttatgaccTTTGAACCATCACCTTGATGGCAATCCAGACCATGGCCTACATTCAAGCCCAAAAGATCGTTTTAAAGTGGGCGTGTAACCAACTTTTatccacattttttttcttttcatttttttcatcaattttgtgtattaaaattttttttatttttccatgataataataattttctttgaatatgAAATGAATGGAATatcatatcaaaaaaaaatataattataattttttttattttgcctgAAGGAGGATCAGTCCTTCTGAACATGTCGATAATTTTGTCCCGCTGTGTTTTGCGATCATAAAAAAACCTTGACTGATTTACCgtaatgagaaaataaataaataaataaaatatataaaatgtgatAAATCTATCACcttgttttcattttatatacactattcttcaaatttatcataaaaattaatttatttaatctaattaaaaacaacaacaacaacttgattatatttttttttaaatggactCAATCAATTTAcgtagtaattattaatataattgttgttgttgtttttgttttttcttttgattttataattatcaaatttttaatgaacttACCAGCACGGAAAATTTCGCCGCAACCATCGCAACGACTTGCAAATTGGGTATCGTAACAATTGCCGCAATAAATTTTGTCTCCCTTGCTTCCAAATTGTTTTTCTACCAGTGAAACTCTGCACTTGAAGCAAAGGAAGCATGCCTCGTGCCAATGCTTGTCCTTGTAAGATagatcctaaaaaaaaaaacaaaattaaattaataataattcaaaacaacaaaaaaaaaaataatagataactAGCAATTCAAtggagataaataaaaatgaaaaaaaaaaaataaactatttttaaaataaacaagtgtaaaaacatgaataataatttatttttttctttgtaaattagccaagtttattaaaattttttatttatatttattattgttgaatattaatttttattttggctaatatgtttttttttttttttttgacacttttacaagattaatacgacatgttgttgataataaaaataaaaaataaaaaataaaaacgaaataagAGGAAgaggaagaagaaaaagaaataaattttaaaataaaaatattttttagaggGAAATGTTTGTCGTATTTTAGCACTGCGTTGGTGGACCAAAATAAATTTGcgataatatttaacaaaatgttTAAGACTACTACTTggctggtgaaaaaaaaaaattaaaaaaaattaaataaaaaagagggtAAATTCTATTTCTAGCTGTGAGTAAGACACTCAGTTTGAACTGGATTTTttgactaaattttttatttctttctcaatgaattattatttttaaatttcatcaatgaattttttaatttatttaaaactatgTATGTTTTTTCCATCGAATTTAAACTTACTTGTTGattgtgtttaaaaaattgtaaaataatttgataatttgaatatatttatgtaatttttcgtttaatttttgtcttttttcatttatattttaatctcCATTGTGTTAGCTAATTAAAATAGTAAGAAATAGATAGTACCTTGCATGAATTTACCTTGGAGTCTATGCCTATGATCTTGCCGCACTCCTCGCAATTGTTGGCAAAGACACTTTCGTAGCAATTTATGCAATAAGGATGTTCGTCTCTCAGTACATAACGTTGACCGGTCAGCGACTCGTCGCACTGCCAACAACAAAAATGACCGCTGTGCCAATCCTTGTTCATTGCTTTTGTGTATTCCCCACTGAAAATTAACtgtaacaaatttttttcattaatttatctatcaaaaaaaaaaccaaattatcaattatttcgacgaatttaaaattcaacaatttcgattgtaaaatttaacagttttatttttcgattgttAAAGCTTgtccaattttttattatcattttttttcttttttcgccAATGATATGTACCTTTAATTAGTGATGATGTATGTGCTGGCTGAAGACATAATTTCAAAATTGAGAAtcgaaaagaaatataaaaaaactcaaagaaatttttttttcgatttttaaatttttttaaataaaaaaaaaaaatcatttctaataaacaaattgataaaaatttaaaaaaaaaaaactaaattagcCTTCAGTCAGCACATACTCCTCGATAGCCGGATTTTCGTCGTTGttgctgatattttttgtCGAGCTTTCGGTTGTATTGTCGATTTCGGTAATTTGTACTTCCGAATTTTGATCTTGACTTTCTCTGCGTTTTGTTGTTTTCTTCACTTTTCGTACTTTTCTTTCGGTTGTTGTAAACACAGCTGTTTGTACATCCgccattataattatcaattttatttatattatcaataacttttataatttaactcaACAAAGAGTAACAATATTAACaccagtttaaaaaaaaaaaactaaattattcaatcaataatttgtttatattttttttttattaaataatatatcaaaaaaaaaaaaaagaaattaattaaaaagccACGGTGTTGCTTGTGAGTTTATGAACTGACTGAAAAGTTGGAAGAAACAGTACTGAGTATCGTCTCATATCGAGACACTATTTTGGTCACAAAGACGACTCCAGCCCCTTCTcccttttttccattaaaaaaaacatacacatatgtattatttagtatatatgtattacgATAAATATActcatgttaaataaatattacattggCTCAGGTTAATGCAAGTGTGCCGGGTgcaattttacatattttttatttttctatttttcccacccaaaattatttcatattaataatttttccaccACTGTGTATACTATTCACTCCCccccaaaaaatttatttatttatttatttatttatttactatataatattgctagtaatttattttttctaacccttgaattttttttgagcttgaTGTATTTGTAGCTTACTTGAACAAAAGCACTCAAAcgtagaatgaaaaaaaacttgagaattattataaataatacgtaaataaaaataataaaaaatattttttttatcttgcaaTGTTAGTTGCTTGAAAATATATcgatgaatattaaaattcaaatgaaaatatttttactttgatattttttggtctttctattgttttttatcaaaaaaaaaaatgtatttttaaattttatctagtGTTATCGTTGATGATAAATGTTatatcgaaataataaaaaaaaaattttttttatttattatatttatcaatatttttgtttatcaaaaaaccCAAAgactaattgtttttttttttttttttatctatgttGTCTAACAAACTTTTAACTTGACctcttatttatatttttgttgtaaaaaaaaaatcaggtaAATGTGGGTAAATTTCTATGTTAAACATTCatgaatgtaaaaatttattttttttatattcatttggctgttttaaaagaaaaatatgaggataatttttttttttacaattagcTTTTACTTGATTTCTCCGAGTTTTCCACACATCACCACGAAAATTACTCTGaag from Aphidius gifuensis isolate YNYX2018 linkage group LG4, ASM1490517v1, whole genome shotgun sequence encodes:
- the LOC122854378 gene encoding four and a half LIM domains protein 2 isoform X9; translation: MADVQTAVFTTTERKVRKVKKTTKRRESQDQNSEVQITEIDNTTESSTKNISNNDENPAIEDGEYTKAMNKDWHSGHFCCWQCDESLTGQRYVLRDEHPYCINCYESVFANNCEECGKIIGIDSKDLSYKDKHWHEACFLCFKCRVSLVEKQFGSKGDKIYCGNCYDTQFASRCDGCGEIFRAGTKKMEYKTRQWHEKCFCCVVCKNAIGLKSFIPREQEIYCAGCYEDKFATRCIKCNKIITSGGVTYKNDPWHRECFTCTNCDNCLAGQRFTSRDEKPYCAECFGELFAKRCTSCTKPITGIGGTRFISFEDRHWHNDCFICAGCKSSLVGRGFITDADDIICPECAKVKLTTE